GGCGATGGTAACATCAATTAAAACCTGTCGCGGTGGCACATCAAGCTTGCGAATGGCGGTTTCTATTTTTTCGTAATTGGCTGGCGAGGCAAGAATCAACAGGGCATTATTGTCCTTGTCGGCGAGCACGCGAACGTCCCCCTTAACCGCGACGCTATCGCCAGCAGCAGCTTGCTGTTCCGGAGTTGCTTCCACGGGAGTTTCTGTTGACTTTACCTCTGCCGGAGCCAAGCCAGGAGCAAGCGCAGGCGGAAGCGAAGTTGAGGCTGCTGATTTACTGAATACATTGTTGAGCAATGCTGCCAGCTTCTCAGCCATTCCATTCTGTACCGGATAAACGAACAAGCGCATGCCACCACCAACCCCACCCGTATGATCCAAACGTTCAATCCAAATTTTGGCCTGCTCCAGATATTTGGGCTGCTGCGTGATAACCAGAATAGCATTAAGGCGCTCGATGGGTACCAGTTTCACAACTCCAGCCAACGGGCTGAGCGCCTGAGCGCCAAAAATTTTATTAAGATCAGCTACTGCAGTCTTCACATCAACACTTTGCAACGTGAACAAAGCAACTGACATACCTGACAACCAATCCACATCGAACATGGCGATGGTGTCCTGTAAATGTTTTAATTCGCGTTCAGTACCGGAAAGAATAATAAGGTTGCGTGGTTCATCGATACGCACGGCATTCGCTTCAGTAACAAATGGCTCAAGAATCTTTACCATTTCCTTGGCGGCGATAAATTTTAACGGCGCGATCTGAACACTGTAACCACGGCCACCTTGCAATATTACCTTATCGTCTCCTAATTGCGGGGTGATCGAACCGCGTGTGGCCGTAGCAGCTGGCACCACTTTGTAAATCCCTTCTTCCCTGATGATCGCTGCACCATTCATGCGCAACAACGTTTCCAGTGTTGGCAACAAATCCTTCCTCTGAAGGGGACTGCTGGTATGTAAATTGATTACTCCTTGCACCTTAGGATCAATGATGTAAGTTTCATTGAATATATCGCCGACAATTGCTTTGACAACCTCGCGTAAGTCAGCACCCTCGAAATTGAGCATCATTTCGTCTCCTGCAGCTGGTTTGGCCACGCTTGCAACTGGCGGTACTGGCGCATTGACAAATACACCAGTACCGGGATACAACTTGACCTTCTCCGGGCCATCGACAACGACAAGCTTCTCCTCTTTCTTGTTCTTGGTCTCCGTATCGCTAATATTCTGCGTAACGAAGTATGGCTTCACGATCTCTTCGTTTTTCTTTTCATCGCTCTTCTTTTCATCACTTTTCTTTTCATCGCTCTTCTTGGCTTCAAATGTCTTGAAGAAAGTAGCACACCCTCCCAGAACAGGGAGCGTAATCATAACTAGTATCCAATGCCGGTAAGCTTTATTCATACCCGTTCTCTTTTCTCTGTAATAGCGTTTTAACTTCTTAATAAAAATATATTTGTTTATTCAGGTGGTTGTTGTCGCAATGCACGTCGGCGTTCAAAAACAGACCGTGGATCATCCACGTTCTTCTCTGGAGCTGAAGTTGACGCCCCAGGCAGTGGCACAACGGGAGCGGCAAGTTGCGCTGACGCATGTGGGCTTCCGGACTTTCCTGGCCCCGGCACTGTCTTGATTTTCAATATTATTTCCTCGTGCTCATCACCCTGTTTGAAAGTGATTTTATCACGCTCCAATTTTTCAACTTGCATGCCGTTGATTTCTTGGCCCAGCTCGACACGCACCATCTTGCGAGAAGCGACTTCTCGTAACAACGCAATATTTTTATCCTTGGTAATAATGATGCCGTCCAAAATAAACTGCCCTTTGCGCATGGTTGGTTTGGGCGGCTCTATCGCAACAGACACAAGCGGTGGGGACGGCGGCGACAACAAAGACCCTGGACGGCGAGTAGACATAGGCGATGCCGAACGCTGGCTAGGCACGAATTTGGGAGGCAGTGGGCGACGGCTTGAGACAAACAGTGGCCGTGCCAATATCTCTGTATAAGATTTGTCCAGTGAGCGTAAAGCGAACTCTGGCTGCAATGACAGCACTACCGGCCTGGCTTTTTGAGACTTTGGTGGCGGCACGGGCAGGTTGACGCGACGACCCCAACCAAGTTCGGTGCCAATCGTCCCGGTCAGAAACAAGATCAACGCCAACAATAATAGGGTTGTGAAATGGCGAGGTTCGAAGGACAATTTCATTTTTTATCCGCTACCAACGTATAGCCAGATGCATCAAACTGCGCTATTAGTTCCGGCTCTGTCACGGGCGCGCCCTTATTCAAAGCATTCGCCTGCGAGCGTATGCTGACATTATCAAGCAGCAGATAGGGCTGAACTGTTTCTACAGCATAAAGAATTTTTCTCAGCGTGGGCAGGTTGCTGGTAAATTGAATGTTAACCGTAACACGACGATAACCACCGTCATCCTTGAATGGCACCACCTGCATGCTGACTAGCTTACCCCCATTGGCCTCGATCAGATTTTTAGCGGTTTCCTGGATTTCCGAAGCGGCCAATGCAACGCCGGTATTTCTTAGGAAATGCTGGCGACCATTTTTTTGCTTTACCTGATCGAGTGCCGACTGGACTTCGGCATGAGTCGCTACAACGTGCCGGTAACGTCCCAAGTAATCAGCCAGACTATCCAGCGACTGGTCGTAATGGCGATGCAACATATTAATCGGGATGAACAGCAGCAAAACACCAATCGTCAGGAACAATATTAACAACCCAATGGCCAAGCCACGACTTTGATTTTTACTGAGGGCACGCATCAGGGTTGAGCCTTTGGATATGGCGCCGCTTTTATTGCCTGTTTAACTGGCGTATTCGAAACTGGCGGCGCTGGCTTAAGGGCTGGGATTCGTAGCGGCAATGGCGAATTAAACTTCTCCGCTTCAAGCTTGCTGGATTCAGACATAGGTTGCTCTGATTTGCTGGCGCCGTTATCGAGTTTGCCTGATTCAGGCTCGATAGCGGGCGATGGTGGTTGTAATGCAGACTGTTGGGGCGCGGGCACAATGACTTCAGCAGGCGGCACTGTCTTAATTTCTGCCGCCAGATGGTAACGCTCGCTGTTTGGCATATTTCCTTTGGTCAGCGGCGAGCGAAAGTTGGCGTCATGCAAAATCTTGGCGCTCTCAATCAAGGCGATCAATTTCGACGAGGAGCCGGTTTCCCCCTGGATTTGCAGCTCCTTACCTTTGAGATTGAATTGTTGCACCCAGGTATCGTCCGGTAATAGGTGAGATAATTCGTCCAGCAATATTATTAGTGGCGGGACTGCCTGCTTTTTATCTAGCATAAAATTAAATTCTGCGGCTAGCCTTTCTTGTTCACGCCGCAATACGTCGGTTTCTCTCGCTTGCTGCTTGGCACGATCAACTATCGGCAACAGTGCAATCACGGCTTGTCGCTTCTGCCAGATCGGAATGGTTATAGCGATCATTGCCAGTATCAGCATTAGCAGCAATAACCCAGCATTGGTTCCACGCAACTTGGAAGGCTTAGTAGTGCTGCGCTCAGCGGGCATCAGGTTGATGGCATCGCCGTCCGGCACAGCAATGCCAGCAACATACACGGCATTGACTGGTGCACCCCAACGCTCCAGCAGCTCAAGCGACCTATCCACCGCTGAGCGTGGTACAACCACCAGCTTCACGACAAGCTGGTTTTTTTGGTTTTCCACATGCAACACACGAAAATCAAAATAAACTTGCTCAGCTTTAAATGGGGTATGGCGATCCATTTCAAAACCTAGCACTTGGCGCAGATTCTTAGCTGCCGCCAGAGGCAGCTCGACCTGTTTGACTAGGCATTGAGTATCAGTGAGACACAACGCAACCTGCTCATCGCGTTTATGTAGCTTGCTAAAAAGTGCCTGAAAGGCAATGCTTTGAGTATCATGATCGCCAGATTGCCTATCGACTTGACCCTGCACGGTCAAGCTGTCTTTCAGCCAGCGCCGCAGTATAACGGCTTGAGGAGTAACTTCTATCAGCAGTCCATTAGCGGTATTTGCCCTGGATTGCCGCAACCATTGTGGCACAAGCACAATGAGTTCACCCGACCACCAACGCCAAAAGTGCCCAAGTGGAGAGTTTTTGTCAAAAGTAAAGCGCGACTGGCGCGCGGTTTGAATTTTATTTGTCATGTAAAGCTGCAGTGCGCATGGAGCGTTCCTCTCATCCCAGCAAAGAGAGGCTTAAGAGCAATGTGTTCTGCCTTAATGACAGAAGAAGTGCATGATAATCAATTGTTACTATAATTCGCTCTGTCTTTATCAACATCTGGCTATTCTAAGGTGCAGTCACTCAATACATGGATACGCAACGACACATCCAAAGGTTGCTTGGAGTTAGCTAATTATCGTTAAGTTCAATCAAAGCTTTATACTTATTATAAAAATTAGAATAATGCATTCATCAGGGCACTGTCATTTGAATTTTTCGCCTGAACTTCAAATATCCTCAGAAAGCATACGTTGATAATGGATATACAACATTCCATATGGGAATAGGGCAATCATTAATTTTGATGGAAATTGCGCGATCAGCTCTCTTACTTATCGCTCCGCGCAAATGGAAAGTGGATTAATCGCGCACAGTCTATTAGTTAATAGCTGCTGGTCCTTCAACGATCGGCTTTGGAGTCGCTTCCCCTTCCTTCCAGGAAAAAAAAACGAACTTACGAACGGTGCCTTGATCAACTTTTACCACAGTTTCACGTACAAACACTGTACCATCTGGCAATGCCGCTTCGGCACGAACACTATACACGGAACCGTCGTCACCCGCTACAGCAGCGGCAGCCGGTGCAAACGGTGGTGGCGGTAAATTTTTGAGTAAAGCCTCCTGACGTGCTAAAAGATAAGCGTCTACCAGCGCTATATTGGCACCGGGTAGTGCAAGCAAAACTTTTCTCGGCGCAATAGCTGCATTTATCCCAGCCTGATGTGAATCTACAGTCAGTGCATCTGCCAGATTTGCGTATAGCTCTGGTGTCATGCCCAACACCCGCTGCAATTCATTAACCGTTTCGAACGGTGCATTAGCCGGGCGGTATTTCAACCCGGCAGCTTTGTATTCCGCAACCTCGGCACCTTTAGGACGCGGCAAATCATCACCGTCGCGCCAATCCACAATAGCATTCAGCAGGACATTGCTTTCTTCATCGTTAAGACCGACACTTTTTAACAAGCCCTTCAGCAAATCGTCTGACGCACTATTAATGTCAATTTTACCGGATACATCCAAGAGCGTAATGTTGAGCTTGGCACCCCCGAATTCCCACTGATGTGGCGCGCCATCGCCCTTCCATCGCTGCAGATCGCTGGCCGGTTTGAACATTTCATAGAACGCACGCTGCATGCCACCATCAGCCACCGCCTGGGCACGTGCTGCAGCTGCTAAATTCTGGGCTAGCAGCGTATCAGTACGCATGCTGAAAGCGAAACTGGCAGCAATCACCGTCAACAGTGTGGTTGCCCACAACACCAGCACCAATGCAATACCATGTTGGTGTTTTTTGTTGATCACGGCCTTCATTCACTCACGCATCGATTGGTAGCGCTGTCCCACATACAGCCAGTATCAGAACCGATCAGCGGTGCGACCACTAAATCCGGCCAAACGCGACCATTACTGAATTTGACTCGAACACGAATCAGGTAGGGTAACCGCTGTTGAGTATCTCGATTTCCCCACTGGTCTCGCCATTGTGGCTCAGCATCTTTGGTTTCAGCACCAAAATAAGCAAAGCTTAATTCCTCTACATGATCCGCCAATACAATTTTTTCGGCATTTTCCAATGCGGTAAAATCAACACTGTCTGCGTCTGGAATAACCCGCCTCATTACTAATTGGCCAATATCCTTATCCTGCACCAGCTCCAAACTAATCAGGAACAAACCACCCGGACCTAATCGCACAGCAATCGGAGCCACTAGCTTGAGACTATCTGGCTGACCGACGAACGCCAGATTCATATCTGCTTTTTTCTTCCAGTGAAATGGAGTGACTTGGCTTAATTCACGCCGCAAAAATCCTTGCAGCAAAGCCAAATGTGTCGAATTTTCAGCACGCATCTCGCCAGCATCCCAGCTGCGTGCGCCTAAACGCATGCCACCAAACAGCAAGGCCAGGATAAAACCGAGCAAAGACATGGCAATTAGAAGTTCCAGCAAGGTGAAGCCGGTAACGCTGTGTTTATCCTGGCTCACAACGCTACTCCATTCACCAGTCGCAGCGTTTTCAGGCTGGCCGAGCGCGGCTGGTCGCTACCGCCCCATCGTACCTGAATTTCCACTTCCAGCAATGACACAGGTAAAATCGGCACTGGCACTCCAGTCTGGTTGCTCGTCTGTGTTGGAGCCACCAGATAAGGTCGAATACTGACATGCCAACGATAAACTGTATCAAATTCGCCATCGCTCTCACTTACTTTCAATGGAGTCTCGATGCCTATCGATGCTAACTTACTTTGACCCAGCAACATTGCCTGCTGATATTCGTCAACACGACTGGCATTTCGCAAACCGCCAGAAAAAATCTGCATCAATACGCCTAATATCAGTGCCAGAATTACAAATGCCACCAGCACTTCAAGCAAAGAAAAGCCACGACTGAATTTATACATGCTTAAGGGGATTGTCAGCAAATAGCCTGGATATTTTCGCGGGTCTTAACTGATGCAATGTCATAGCAACGACCGCTTACATTAGATACAGCCAAAATTTCCAAATCGTCCAGATTCACATACAGCTCTTAATTGAGAATGGTGACCTGGCCAGTCAGCCAGTCGACATTAATATCGTATTTACGGACACCTGATGTTACCGTGATACGACCGCCAGTGGAGCTTCCATCCGGGTAGAAACGAATCGCGCCGACTTTGTCGGGCAGTAATTCAGATTGCGCTGTGAACAAGCTAATGTCCAACTTTGTAGGTAAGGCATAGCGGCGCTGATCGCCACTCACTTTGAAATTTCGTTTTTCAACATCCAGTGTCAATGTCGATTCTTCTTTTCGCGTGACTGCTTGGCTGCGCGCTTGCCGTAAGCCAGCCGCCAGTTGGCGCGCCGCGCCCTTTAGTTCGGTGCCGGGCAGACCAGCAGAGATCATCGGCACCGCCAAGGCATATACCATCGCCATCAGCATCAGCACCACCAGTAATTCAAGCAGGGTAAAACCGGCGCTGGCACGCGATTTTATTCGCCCCAATTATTGATATCCTTGTTTTCGCCTTCGCCACCCTCACGATTATCAAGGCCAAGTGAACTGATATCAAAATCTTTGTTGTGCTGTCCCGGCGAAGCATAATGGTAATCATTGCCCCACGGATCTTTTGGCACCATCTTCGATCCCTTAATATAAGGACCGTTCCAACCAGTCGCACCAGTGGGTGCCTCGATCAATGCCGACAAGCTTTCCTGTGAAGTGGGATAGCGTCCTACTTCCAGCTTGAACAATTCCAAGCTCTGCCCAAACTGCTCGATTTGCAGCTTACCCGTTTTGCTTTTCGATGTACCAAGGTAATCCATTACTTTGGGCCCTACCAAGCCAGCCAACAGGCCCAAAATTACCAGCACTACCAGCAACTCAAGCAAGGTAAATCCTGTTTCCCGGCGTACCCGATTCATCCTGTTCATAATATCTCTCTCCAAAAATGTACCATTCTATTTCCTATGTTTTCCATGCTTCCTGAACACATCATTGCTTACGATAGAGTTCGATAAGGCTGAGCACCGTCATACAGTCGGACTCGCAATCGCTGCTTACATCGCCAAGTCGTTAACGCTGAGGATGGCAAGCAGAATTGACATAATAATACCGCCAATCAACAGCCCCAGCCCCAAAATCAGCACTGGCTCCATTAGACTTAACATACGCTTGACCGTTGTTTGCACCTCATTGTCATACACATCTGCAACGCGCAGCAGCATTTCTTCAAGCTGCCCCGTTTCTTCGCCAACCACTACCATATGAACCGCAAGTTTGGGAAACAAACCCGTTTCCATCATTGGCTTGCCCAAACCCAATCCTTGCTTGAGCTGATTCGCTACGCTATCGAGTCCTTCAGCCATGACGCTATTACTTAAAGTTTCTTTGATAATAAAGAGCGCGTTCAATAAAGTCACTCCGTTGCCGAGCAAAGTGCCTAAGCTGCGACTAAAGCGGGCCACCTCGATCTTTGCCACCAAGTCGCCTACCAACGGCAGACGCAGAAAAATGCCATCCCAGCGGTAGCGGCTGGTAGGGTTTTGCATTTGCTGTCGCAACAGCGCATAAATGGCTAGCCCACCAATCAGCAATATCCACCAGTCATGCCGTAGAAAATCACCCGCGGCAATAACGATTTGCGTTGGCAGCGGCAGGGTTTTACCGGATTGCTGAAACATCAGGGAAAACTGTGGCACAACGAATATCAGCAACATCATCACCGAACCAGCTGCCACCAACATCAGGATTGCGGGATAAATTAATGCAGATGTAACAGTTTGCTTGAGCGCTTTGGCGCGTTCCATGAATTCAGTGATACGCGTCAGCACCGGACCAAGTGCGCCCCCAGCCTCGCCAGCACGCACCATATTGAGGTAAAAACGGGAAAACACGCCTTTCTGCGCTTCCATCGCTACGGAAAGCGAAGCGCCTCCGCGCACGTCGTCGCGCACCTGTGTTAGCAGGTTACGCACTTTATCGTTTTCCGATAACTCGACCAGAATTTCTAATGCCCGATCAAGCGGCAAGCCGGCATGTAGTAAAGTTGCAATTTCACTCGTGAATACGCCAATTTCTGCCTGACTCACTCGACTGGAGCGTAACCATCCGAATGAAGTGTTTCCGGCAGCTCGTTCCAGCTGCGCCAGTTCAATCTGAATCGGAATATAACCCATAGCCCGCAAACGATCTACGACCGCTTCATTAGTACGGGCTTCCATTTCGCCTTCCAGCGCTTCGCCGTCTGCACTAACCGCGTTGTATTGAAACACCGGCAAAATTAAGCCTCCCGCGTCACGCGCAATACTTCCTCAATGGTCGTAACCCCTGCCATCACTTTGCGCAAACCATTATCAAACATGGTTCGCATGCCTTGATCGATTGCCAGCTTGCGGATTTCTCCAGCAGTTGCGTGCTGCATCACTAAACTGCGAATACCGTCACTCATCGGAAGTATTTCCACAATACTGACTCGACCAATATAGCCAGTGTGACCACAATGTGGACAGCCAACCGCATGATAAAGTTCAATCGGACGCGCTTCGGTAAAGCGATGTAACTCCATTTCCTCAACCACTTCGGGCAGCACGGTTCGCAATTGACGACATTGTTCACACAGTGTACGCACCAGGCGCTGCGCTAAAATACCAATAACGGTGGATGTCAAAAGGTAATCGTCCATGCCCATATCGAGCAGACGGTTAATTGTGCTGGCAGCATCGTTAGTGTGCAGAGTGGACAGCACCAAGTGACCCGTAAGTGCAGCCTGTACGGCAATTTGTGCTGTTTCCAAATCGCGGATTTCGCCGATCATGATTACGTCTGGATCCTGGCGTACAATAGAGCGAAGGGCGTTGGCAAAAGTAAGGCCGATCTGCGCTTTGACCTGAATCTGGTTTACACCTTCCATCTGATATTCAACCGGGTCTTCCACCGTGAGTATCTTCACATCCGATTTGTTCAGCGTTTGTAATGCGGTGTAGAGCGTAGTAGTTTTGCCACTCCCGGTAGGGCCGGTGGCCAGAATAATGCCATGGGGTTGCTGCAATACATCTATGAATACTTTGAGCACATCATCATCAAATCCCAGTGCGGCAAAATTTAGGGTAGTACCACTCTTGTCGAGAATCCGCATAACCACGCTCTCACCATGCATGGTAGGCACAGTAGAAACACGCAAATCGACTTCTTTACTCTGAATTCGCAATTTGATGCGGCCATCTTGTGGCAGACGCCGTTCTGCAATATCCAAGCTTGCCATGATTTTAATCCGCGATATGACGGCAGCGGACAAGCGTCGCGGCGGCGACTCTACCTCGTGCATCACTCCGTCTACCCGGTAACGCACGATCAGACGATTTTCGAATGGCTCGATGTGAACATCGGATGCACGTGCCTCCAGCGCATGACCAATAATCAAATTAACCAGACGGATAACCGGCGCCTCGCTGGCAAGATCCTTAAGATGCTGCACATCGTCGCCCGCACCTTCTTCATCGAGGGTTTCGATGTCGCCGACAATTTCCCCCATCGACGTCTTGCCGCTACCATAAAGACGTTCGAAAGCGCTTTCCATATCCGACTGCACTGCCACACGTACACTGACCGAACGATGCGTTAGCAAGCCAAAGGCATTGATGACGTATTGATCAAGTGGATCCACTAGCGCCAACACCAGCACGTGTTCATCTTCATGTAGCGGCAACGCTCTAGACTCTTTGAGAAAACGCACCGATACGCGCTCTTCCAGCAAGGGTACTTGGGGATAATCAGTCGGCTCCACTAATATCAGCCCTAGCTGTGTCGCCAATGCCTCTGCCACATCACGGGCAGAAACCACGCCCAGCTTTAATAACAGTACGCCAATACGCTCGTGTTCGCCGACTTCATCTTGCTGCAAGTTTAGCGCGCGCTCCAAATCGAGCGTACTCAGCTTCCCCTGCTCAACTAACCATTCTCCTAAACGTTTGCTCAACTGGATGCTTTCTGTGCAAAAAAGTGCAGGAATGGTATCACGAACATGTGGATTTTCGCGCAGGCAGGCTGTCATTCGCTTTTAATCAAGCCACAACATGAAGCATGTGCAGGCAGTCTCAAGGCAAAAAACGCAGGCGGATACTGCTTGAAATCAAAAGTGTTTGGTGTGTACGTGCCAAATTTAATGATGGGAACGATACTAGGGATAAAACAAAAACAAGCGATATCCAGTTGGTTTAAGGTCGGCAGTATCAAGATGTAGTTTGATGCCAATCTCATGGTTGGATAGTAACCCTTGTTTTTCGTCCTCACCGGGTTTGAGATATTCCGCTGGAGGGAAGATGCGACGCGCCAGTGCCTCATCCATCGAGTTGGTGAGTGTCAATTCGAGATTGGGATAGGTTTGCGCGTAAGGCGCACGGTTTCGCAAGATGGCATTGAGAACGATAGCGCTCGCTTGTTTCGGATCGGATTCCAGATCAGAAGACTCTATGCTCAACTGGTCAATTTTTTCCGGTAGCGGGATATCGCAGTTGAGTAGTTTGCAATAGGACGCGAGTGCTAGCTTGGTGCCCGGCAGGTGCGCGACCAGTTCGACACGAAAAAAATGCACAGTCTGTGCCAGTAACACTATGAACAACAGCAATGTGACCAACACCCACGACCAGTGAACATTCTTTTTAATGACTGAAGGACTGATTTCCAGTGCGTCTTCTTTACTAGCCGTCGCAAGATGGCTGAAATCATATTTATCGTGGGTTGCGGGGATACGCTCTGCCGGACTTTTAACCGGCACTTGTTGCATTTCCACTACATCCAGGGTCAGGGCAAGTTGCGGGCTAAGTTCGTTATCATGCAATTGTTTTATTGCGTTGAATATTGCCTGGCAACGTCCGCAACGCACCATACCCTGATGCATATCCAGCTGAACTTGGCTGACCTTAAAGCGGGTGCCACACTCCGGGCATTGGGTGACTGCATTCATCGCTTCACTCCGGATAAGCATGCCCAACCTTCTTCCACAACCGGTGGCCTGAAGTCAAACCATTGACCATAGATTTCCATGACGTCTCCGGCCTGTTCGCTGAGTACGCCGGATAATACAATCTGACCACCTTGCCACGTTGAGCCTGCCAGCAATGGCGCGAGTACTTTGAGAGGATTGGTAAGAATATTGGCGACTACAATGTCGACGTGTTGTTTCGGTGCGGCATTAGGCAAATAGAACTGCGCGTCAACTTGATTAACCATTGCATTGTCGCGGCTGGCTTGCACGGCTTGTGCATCCAGGTCTACGCCCGTGGCGCTGGCAGCGCCTAATTTGAGCGCAGCGATGGTCAGAATACCCGAGCCGCAGCCATAATCCAGAACGGACTCACCCCCTTGCAAATGACTGTCCAACCAGCGCAGACACAAACGGGTCGTGGGATGGCTCCCGGTACCAAAAGCCAAGCCGGGATCGAGGGTAATGTTAATGGCACTGGGATCGAGCGGGGTGTGCCAGGTAGGCACGATCCAGAGGC
This genomic interval from Candidatus Nitrotoga sp. AM1P contains the following:
- a CDS encoding type II secretion system minor pseudopilin — protein: MINKKHQHGIALVLVLWATTLLTVIAASFAFSMRTDTLLAQNLAAAARAQAVADGGMQRAFYEMFKPASDLQRWKGDGAPHQWEFGGAKLNITLLDVSGKIDINSASDDLLKGLLKSVGLNDEESNVLLNAIVDWRDGDDLPRPKGAEVAEYKAAGLKYRPANAPFETVNELQRVLGMTPELYANLADALTVDSHQAGINAAIAPRKVLLALPGANIALVDAYLLARQEALLKNLPPPPFAPAAAAVAGDDGSVYSVRAEAALPDGTVFVRETVVKVDQGTVRKFVFFSWKEGEATPKPIVEGPAAIN
- a CDS encoding GspH/FimT family pseudopilin, translated to MGRIKSRASAGFTLLELLVVLMLMAMVYALAVPMISAGLPGTELKGAARQLAAGLRQARSQAVTRKEESTLTLDVEKRNFKVSGDQRRYALPTKLDISLFTAQSELLPDKVGAIRFYPDGSSTGGRITVTSGVRKYDINVDWLTGQVTILN
- the gspD gene encoding type II secretion system secretin GspD, producing MITLPVLGGCATFFKTFEAKKSDEKKSDEKKSDEKKNEEIVKPYFVTQNISDTETKNKKEEKLVVVDGPEKVKLYPGTGVFVNAPVPPVASVAKPAAGDEMMLNFEGADLREVVKAIVGDIFNETYIIDPKVQGVINLHTSSPLQRKDLLPTLETLLRMNGAAIIREEGIYKVVPAATATRGSITPQLGDDKVILQGGRGYSVQIAPLKFIAAKEMVKILEPFVTEANAVRIDEPRNLIILSGTERELKHLQDTIAMFDVDWLSGMSVALFTLQSVDVKTAVADLNKIFGAQALSPLAGVVKLVPIERLNAILVITQQPKYLEQAKIWIERLDHTGGVGGGMRLFVYPVQNGMAEKLAALLNNVFSKSAASTSLPPALAPGLAPAEVKSTETPVEATPEQQAAAGDSVAVKGDVRVLADKDNNALLILASPANYEKIETAIRKLDVPPRQVLIDVTIAEVTLTGDLKFGLEWAFKNGQRGSGKLDIGGPGISALAPGFSYMMTNSNVAGGVAAALNLLATDSRVKVISSPHIMVTDNQTAKIQVGDRVPITSQTQSVLGSATGLIASIQYIDTGILLTVTPRINAGGQVTMDINQEVSAASITTTSSINSPTISKRAVKTTVVVKSGETMVLGGLITDNKTVASSGLPYLSKIPYIGGLFGAQTFANNRTELVLLITPRLVANNQQAHDVSEEFRKKLSGLGDLLENVGKSSDIPKKPVGLNELLEKVGKPGDIPKQMDKQVKQVPLLR
- a CDS encoding type II secretion system F family protein — encoded protein: MFQYNAVSADGEALEGEMEARTNEAVVDRLRAMGYIPIQIELAQLERAAGNTSFGWLRSSRVSQAEIGVFTSEIATLLHAGLPLDRALEILVELSENDKVRNLLTQVRDDVRGGASLSVAMEAQKGVFSRFYLNMVRAGEAGGALGPVLTRITEFMERAKALKQTVTSALIYPAILMLVAAGSVMMLLIFVVPQFSLMFQQSGKTLPLPTQIVIAAGDFLRHDWWILLIGGLAIYALLRQQMQNPTSRYRWDGIFLRLPLVGDLVAKIEVARFSRSLGTLLGNGVTLLNALFIIKETLSNSVMAEGLDSVANQLKQGLGLGKPMMETGLFPKLAVHMVVVGEETGQLEEMLLRVADVYDNEVQTTVKRMLSLMEPVLILGLGLLIGGIIMSILLAILSVNDLAM
- a CDS encoding prepilin-type N-terminal cleavage/methylation domain-containing protein: MSQDKHSVTGFTLLELLIAMSLLGFILALLFGGMRLGARSWDAGEMRAENSTHLALLQGFLRRELSQVTPFHWKKKADMNLAFVGQPDSLKLVAPIAVRLGPGGLFLISLELVQDKDIGQLVMRRVIPDADSVDFTALENAEKIVLADHVEELSFAYFGAETKDAEPQWRDQWGNRDTQQRLPYLIRVRVKFSNGRVWPDLVVAPLIGSDTGCMWDSATNRCVSE
- a CDS encoding PilN domain-containing protein, producing MTNKIQTARQSRFTFDKNSPLGHFWRWWSGELIVLVPQWLRQSRANTANGLLIEVTPQAVILRRWLKDSLTVQGQVDRQSGDHDTQSIAFQALFSKLHKRDEQVALCLTDTQCLVKQVELPLAAAKNLRQVLGFEMDRHTPFKAEQVYFDFRVLHVENQKNQLVVKLVVVPRSAVDRSLELLERWGAPVNAVYVAGIAVPDGDAINLMPAERSTTKPSKLRGTNAGLLLLMLILAMIAITIPIWQKRQAVIALLPIVDRAKQQARETDVLRREQERLAAEFNFMLDKKQAVPPLIILLDELSHLLPDDTWVQQFNLKGKELQIQGETGSSSKLIALIESAKILHDANFRSPLTKGNMPNSERYHLAAEIKTVPPAEVIVPAPQQSALQPPSPAIEPESGKLDNGASKSEQPMSESSKLEAEKFNSPLPLRIPALKPAPPVSNTPVKQAIKAAPYPKAQP
- the gspG gene encoding type II secretion system major pseudopilin GspG, which produces MNRMNRVRRETGFTLLELLVVLVILGLLAGLVGPKVMDYLGTSKSKTGKLQIEQFGQSLELFKLEVGRYPTSQESLSALIEAPTGATGWNGPYIKGSKMVPKDPWGNDYHYASPGQHNKDFDISSLGLDNREGGEGENKDINNWGE
- a CDS encoding prepilin-type N-terminal cleavage/methylation domain-containing protein, with translation MYKFSRGFSLLEVLVAFVILALILGVLMQIFSGGLRNASRVDEYQQAMLLGQSKLASIGIETPLKVSESDGEFDTVYRWHVSIRPYLVAPTQTSNQTGVPVPILPVSLLEVEIQVRWGGSDQPRSASLKTLRLVNGVAL
- the gspM gene encoding type II secretion system protein GspM — its product is MRALSKNQSRGLAIGLLILFLTIGVLLLFIPINMLHRHYDQSLDSLADYLGRYRHVVATHAEVQSALDQVKQKNGRQHFLRNTGVALAASEIQETAKNLIEANGGKLVSMQVVPFKDDGGYRRVTVNIQFTSNLPTLRKILYAVETVQPYLLLDNVSIRSQANALNKGAPVTEPELIAQFDASGYTLVADKK